Proteins from a single region of Lysinibacillus sp. JNUCC-52:
- a CDS encoding transcriptional regulator: MELKKRKDQWTKEDDERLAEIVLHNVQNGKTQLEAFEMAADELGRTKQACGFRWNKTLRGQYSQSLLAVRNQPQQSMRSHLKLALTSFDELTEAYQSLEIKHRELQNEHEKLVKWLQQGYSLMKD, encoded by the coding sequence ATGGAACTGAAAAAAAGAAAAGATCAATGGACGAAGGAAGACGATGAAAGATTAGCAGAAATCGTCTTGCATAATGTGCAAAATGGGAAAACGCAGTTAGAGGCTTTTGAAATGGCTGCGGATGAACTCGGACGTACAAAACAAGCGTGTGGTTTTCGTTGGAACAAGACGTTACGCGGGCAATATAGTCAATCGCTTTTAGCTGTTCGCAATCAACCTCAACAATCTATGCGAAGTCATTTGAAATTAGCGTTAACGAGTTTTGATGAATTGACAGAAGCTTATCAAAGTCTTGAGATTAAACATCGGGAATTACAAAATGAACATGAAAAGCTAGTGAAGTGGTTACAGCAAGGCTATTCTTTAATGAAAGATTAA
- a CDS encoding enoyl-CoA hydratase/isomerase family protein: MAYIIDNQDGIMTFTINREEKRNAVNDEVMNGLREVITYIQNHDDVRFLVVTGAGEKSFCSGGDLSEFHSLETEDEAFGMLSKMGEILYDLATLPVPTIALINGTAVGGGCEIATACDFRLVASHAKCGFIQGTLAITSGWGGGTYLFERGLRHDRAMKMLVDAKPYPAELLYDIGWAMRVFEGSKQLALNDFIEHMRKIHPSVHKAYKEIELRKWRERNMYERVMEEVRTCAKLWESEAHHEAVNNFLTKKNNK, from the coding sequence GTGGCTTATATAATTGACAATCAAGATGGGATTATGACATTTACTATAAATCGTGAGGAAAAGCGTAACGCTGTGAACGATGAGGTAATGAATGGTCTTCGGGAAGTAATTACATATATACAAAATCATGACGATGTACGTTTTTTAGTCGTGACAGGAGCGGGGGAAAAATCCTTTTGTTCAGGTGGCGATTTATCGGAGTTTCATTCCCTTGAAACGGAAGATGAAGCGTTTGGTATGTTAAGTAAGATGGGTGAGATTTTATATGATCTTGCTACATTGCCAGTACCGACGATTGCGTTAATCAATGGAACAGCTGTAGGTGGAGGTTGTGAGATAGCGACTGCTTGTGATTTTCGCTTAGTGGCGAGTCATGCTAAATGTGGCTTTATTCAAGGGACATTAGCAATTACAAGTGGATGGGGTGGCGGTACATACTTATTTGAACGAGGTTTACGTCATGATCGCGCAATGAAGATGCTAGTGGATGCAAAGCCATATCCAGCTGAATTACTATATGACATTGGTTGGGCGATGCGCGTATTTGAGGGATCGAAGCAACTTGCGTTAAATGATTTTATTGAACATATGCGTAAAATTCATCCTTCTGTGCACAAGGCATATAAAGAAATTGAACTTCGTAAATGGCGTGAACGTAATATGTATGAGCGTGTAATGGAGGAAGTTCGCACATGTGCAAAATTGTGGGAGAGCGAAGCACATCATGAGGCAGTTAATAATTTTCTAACTAAAAAGAACAATAAATAG
- the rpmF gene encoding 50S ribosomal protein L32, protein MAVPFRRTSKTAKRKRRTHFKLSVPGMVACPNCGEAKLSHRVCKACGQYKGKEVVSK, encoded by the coding sequence ATGGCTGTACCATTTAGAAGAACTTCTAAAACTGCAAAAAGAAAGCGTCGTACGCATTTCAAACTATCTGTACCTGGTATGGTAGCTTGCCCAAACTGTGGTGAAGCAAAATTATCACACCGTGTTTGCAAAGCTTGCGGACAATACAAAGGTAAAGAAGTAGTAAGCAAATAA
- a CDS encoding YceD family protein — MKWSIHQLSKYRQDGMPIDTYVQLDEVMERNQDIRAISPVHVKGLCTFGASQMTCQLTVTATLTLPCARTWEDVEFPINVETVEMFSWIDEEKRGEDDGDIHYIDGDVIDMKPVIEELVLLEVPMQVFKENTEGQVHGGKNWSYATDEDVELHKKTDEPKVDPRLADLAKYFDQTDE; from the coding sequence ATGAAATGGTCAATTCATCAATTATCTAAATACCGTCAAGACGGAATGCCGATCGATACCTATGTCCAATTGGATGAGGTGATGGAGCGAAACCAGGATATTCGAGCAATTTCGCCCGTTCATGTAAAAGGGCTATGTACATTCGGTGCATCGCAAATGACTTGTCAGCTTACTGTGACAGCTACGTTAACACTCCCGTGTGCTCGCACTTGGGAAGATGTTGAGTTTCCTATCAACGTTGAGACAGTTGAAATGTTCAGCTGGATTGACGAAGAAAAAAGAGGGGAAGATGACGGTGATATTCACTATATAGATGGTGATGTTATCGACATGAAGCCAGTTATTGAGGAGTTAGTTCTTCTTGAGGTCCCAATGCAAGTATTCAAAGAGAATACCGAAGGACAAGTGCATGGTGGTAAAAACTGGTCTTACGCAACTGATGAAGACGTGGAACTTCACAAAAAAACTGACGAACCAAAAGTGGATCCAAGACTAGCTGATTTAGCTAAGTATTTTGATCAAACAGACGAATAG